From Curtobacterium sp. SGAir0471, the proteins below share one genomic window:
- a CDS encoding alpha/beta hydrolase gives MNRALRWTAWIVTVVVLLAVVFLVYANTVMQGTRSAALQVWRDDRVAVRDVGDSIVMTPTGSDDGRGIVFIPGAKVDPYAYMATFRQVVASGTTVVITKPTLNLAFFDIRPLATFEAHAPDVRTWAVGGHSLGGVRACQLAQDADGLLLLGSYCANDIARSYVQVLSVSGSRDGLSTPDKVAAARHLLPTTATLVEIEGANHADFGAYGDQPGDRTATIPRADARVQISAAIEDWVRTLG, from the coding sequence GTGAACCGAGCACTCCGCTGGACCGCCTGGATCGTCACCGTCGTGGTGCTGCTCGCGGTCGTCTTCCTGGTGTACGCGAACACCGTCATGCAGGGCACCCGGAGCGCCGCGCTGCAGGTCTGGCGCGACGACCGCGTGGCCGTCCGCGACGTCGGCGACAGCATCGTGATGACCCCGACGGGCAGCGACGACGGCAGGGGGATCGTCTTCATCCCGGGCGCGAAGGTCGACCCGTACGCGTACATGGCGACCTTCCGGCAGGTCGTCGCCTCGGGCACCACCGTCGTCATCACGAAGCCGACGCTCAACCTGGCGTTCTTCGACATCCGACCGCTGGCGACCTTCGAGGCGCACGCCCCGGACGTCCGCACGTGGGCGGTCGGCGGGCACTCCCTCGGCGGGGTCCGCGCGTGCCAGCTCGCGCAGGACGCCGACGGGCTGCTCCTGCTCGGCAGCTACTGCGCGAACGACATCGCCCGCTCGTACGTCCAGGTCCTCAGCGTCTCCGGCTCACGCGACGGGCTCTCCACACCGGACAAGGTCGCCGCCGCCCGGCACCTCCTCCCGACCACAGCGACCCTGGTCGAGATCGAGGGGGCGAACCACGCCGACTTCGGCGCCTACGGCGACCAGCCGGGCGACCGCACCGCGACGATCCCGCGTGCAGACGCGCGGGTGCAGATCAGCGCGGCGATCGAGGACTGGGTGCGCACCCTCGGTTGA
- a CDS encoding bifunctional GNAT family N-acetyltransferase/class I SAM-dependent methyltransferase, which produces MTIDLRRVTADDWALWRPVRLAALADAPQAFGSRLEDWQGAPEHRWRTRLSLPRAVDLLAVEGDVPVGMASGVPDPDDPALAEVISMWIAPDARGRGTVALLVDAIAESLVAQGVERLELSVMPDNGRARRAYERIGFTATDTPGGLLPDGRRETVMRRDLTAERTLLAYERGADRYAERTDDHRAGLVDDLLALVPDGARVLELGSGPGRDADALESAGLRVDRTDGSAAFVERLRADGHDARVLDVRRDGWGGPYDAVFANAVLLHVPRSDTAAVLERARDAVRPGGVLAATVKRGDGDGDGDGWSDRKLADPRWFTYWDEDGLAAVVTNAGWAAVDVRETTRPGAEERWLTVTARRPDEDRPDEDDRP; this is translated from the coding sequence GTGACCATCGACCTGCGCCGGGTGACCGCCGACGACTGGGCGCTCTGGCGGCCGGTCCGCCTCGCCGCCCTCGCGGACGCGCCGCAGGCGTTCGGCTCCCGCCTCGAGGACTGGCAGGGCGCCCCGGAGCACCGCTGGCGCACTCGCCTGTCACTACCGAGAGCGGTCGACCTGCTCGCGGTCGAGGGCGACGTCCCGGTCGGGATGGCGAGCGGGGTCCCGGACCCGGACGACCCCGCGCTCGCCGAGGTGATCTCGATGTGGATCGCGCCGGACGCCCGCGGCCGGGGGACCGTCGCGCTCCTGGTCGACGCGATCGCCGAGTCACTCGTCGCGCAGGGGGTCGAGCGCCTCGAGCTGTCCGTGATGCCCGACAACGGCCGCGCCCGCCGGGCGTACGAGCGGATCGGCTTCACCGCGACGGACACCCCCGGCGGCCTGCTGCCGGACGGTCGGCGCGAGACGGTCATGCGCCGCGACCTCACCGCCGAGCGCACGCTCCTGGCCTACGAGCGGGGCGCCGATCGCTACGCCGAGCGGACCGACGACCACCGCGCCGGGCTCGTCGACGACCTGCTCGCGCTCGTGCCCGACGGCGCCCGCGTCCTGGAGCTCGGCTCCGGCCCCGGGCGGGACGCCGACGCCCTCGAGTCGGCGGGCCTGCGCGTCGACCGGACGGACGGCAGCGCCGCGTTCGTGGAGCGCCTGCGTGCCGACGGCCACGACGCCCGCGTGCTCGACGTCCGCCGCGACGGCTGGGGCGGCCCGTACGACGCCGTCTTCGCGAACGCCGTGCTGCTGCACGTCCCACGCTCGGACACCGCCGCCGTGCTCGAGCGCGCGCGCGACGCGGTCCGCCCCGGAGGTGTCCTCGCGGCGACGGTGAAGCGGGGCGACGGGGACGGGGACGGGGACGGCTGGAGTGACCGCAAGCTCGCCGACCCCCGCTGGTTCACCTACTGGGACGAGGACGGCCTCGCCGCTGTGGTGACGAACGCCGGGTGGGCTGCCGTCGACGTGCGCGAGACCACCCGCCCCGGCGCCGAGGAGCGCTGGCTGACCGTGACGGCCCGTCGGCCGGACGAGGACCGACCCGACGAGGATGACCGACCGTGA